From the genome of Candidatus Dormiibacterota bacterium:
TGCGGTCGAGGCGGCTGAAGAGGATCAGCTCGTCGACCCGGTTGAGGAACTCGGGACGGAAGTGGCCGCGAACCTCGTCGAGCACGGCGCCGCGCATCTGCCGCAGCGCCTCCTCGTCGGGGTTCTCGGGGAGCGCGGCGATGAGGTGCGAGCCGAGGTTGCTGGTCATGATCACCAGGGTGTTGCGGAAGTCGACCACCCTGCCCTGGCCGTCGGTGAGGCGGCCGTCGTCGAGCAGCTGCAGGAGCACGTTGAACACGTCGGGGTGCGCCTTCTCGATCTCGTCGAGGAGCAGCACCGCGTAGGGACGCCGGCGCACCGCCTCGGTGAGCTGGCCACCCTCGTCGTAGCCGACGTAGCCGGGAGGCGCCCCGATCAGCCGGGCCACGGTGTGCTTCTCCATGTACTCGCTCATGTCGAGCCGGACCATGGCGCGCTCGTCGTCGAAGAGGAACTCGGCGAGAGCACGGGCGAGCTCGGTCTTCCCCACCCCGGTGGGGCCGAGGAAGATGAACGAGCCGGTGGGACGGTCGGGGTCGCTCAGCCCGGCGCGGCCGCGGCGCACCGCGTTGGCGACCGCGGTGATGGCGTCGTCCTGGCCGACGACACGCTCGTGCAGCCCCTGCTCCATGCGCAGCAGCTTGTGCATCTCGCCCTCGAGCATGCGGCGAACCGGCACCCGGGTCCAGGTGGCGACGACCTCGGCGATGTCCTCCTCGTCGACCTCCTCCTTGAGCAGCGGGCGGTCGCCCTGACCGGAGCGGAGCCGCTGCTCCTCCTCGGCGAGCCGCCGCTCCAGCTCGGTGAGACGGCCGTAGCGCAGCTCGGCGGCGCGGGCGAAGTCGGCCAACAGCTCGGCGCGCTCGGCGTCGTGGCGGAGCTGCTCGATCTGCTCCTTGATGCCGCGGATCGCATCCAGCGCCGTCTTCTCCTGCTGCCAGCGCTCGCGGAGCGAGGTGGCGCCCTCCTGCAGGTTGGCGAGCTCGCGCTCGAGCGCCTCGAGCCGCTCCCGCGAGGGTGCGTCGCTCTCCTTGCGCAGCGCCTCGCGCTCGATCTCCAGCTGGCGGATCTCGCGCTCCACGGTGTCGAGCTCGGTGGGCAGCGAGTCGATCTCGATGCGCAGCCTCGATGCGGCCTCGTCGACGAGGTCGATCGCCTTGTCGGGCAGGAAGCGGTCGGTGATGTAGCGGTTGCTGAGCACCGCGGCGGCAACGATCGCGGGGTCGGTGATCCGCACCCCGTGGTGCACCTCGTAGCGCTCCTTCAGCCCGCGGAGGATGCTGATGGTGTCCTCCACCGAGGGCGGCTCGACCATCACCGGCTGGAAGCGGCGCTCCAGAGCGGCGTCCTTCTCGATGTGCTTGCGGTACTCGTCGAGGGTGGTTGCGCCGATGCAGCGCAGCTCGCCGCGGGCGAGCGCGGGCTTGAGCATGTTGCCCGCGTCCATCGCGCCCTCGGCGGCGCCGGCCCCGACCAGGGTGTGCATCTCGTCGATGAAGAGGATC
Proteins encoded in this window:
- the clpB gene encoding ATP-dependent chaperone ClpB, producing MRLDRFTERSQEALEAAQQAAQSLQHPSVDPEHLLLALLEQPEGLVPGVLRRLEVQPEPLAARLHSTLDARPKQIGAAEPGVGPPLRAVLMAAFDEMGRLKDEYVSTEHLLLALAGQDKGEAARMLTAAGVTRERIYGILEAVRGSQRVTDPNPEAKYEALAKYGRDLTDAARAGRLDPVIGRDSEIRRVVQVLSRRTKNNPVLIGEPGVGKTAIAEGLAQRIAAGDVPEGLKDRRVVALDLGAMVAGSKYRGEFEDRLKAVLKEVTASNGEVILFIDEMHTLVGAGAAEGAMDAGNMLKPALARGELRCIGATTLDEYRKHIEKDAALERRFQPVMVEPPSVEDTISILRGLKERYEVHHGVRITDPAIVAAAVLSNRYITDRFLPDKAIDLVDEAASRLRIEIDSLPTELDTVEREIRQLEIEREALRKESDAPSRERLEALERELANLQEGATSLRERWQQEKTALDAIRGIKEQIEQLRHDAERAELLADFARAAELRYGRLTELERRLAEEEQRLRSGQGDRPLLKEEVDEEDIAEVVATWTRVPVRRMLEGEMHKLLRMEQGLHERVVGQDDAITAVANAVRRGRAGLSDPDRPTGSFIFLGPTGVGKTELARALAEFLFDDERAMVRLDMSEYMEKHTVARLIGAPPGYVGYDEGGQLTEAVRRRPYAVLLLDEIEKAHPDVFNVLLQLLDDGRLTDGQGRVVDFRNTLVIMTSNLGSHLIAALPENPDEEALRQMRGAVLDEVRGHFRPEFLNRVDELILFSRLDRTQLREIVGIQLRSLRGRLAGRKLQLEISDAAMDLLAREGYDPVYGARPLKRLIQRRLQDPIAMAILEGRFREGDTVRVDAEGENLVIGGGRVAPATGGEVIDAEVVEA